The Triticum aestivum cultivar Chinese Spring chromosome 6D, IWGSC CS RefSeq v2.1, whole genome shotgun sequence genomic sequence GCTGGCGCAGTTCGACGCGGACGGGGACGGGCGGATCAGCCGGGAGGAGCTGCGGGAGGCGCTGCGCAGCCTGGACCTGTGGTTCGCCTGGTGGAAGGCCAGGGAGGCGCTGCGGGACGCCGACGCCAACCGCAACGGCCTCGTCGACGGCGACGAGATGGCCAGGCTCTACGCCTTCGCGCGCACCAACCTCCACCTCAAGGCCGCCGACCTCGACGCCTAGCCTAGCACTAGCAGCAGCCTCCCAATAATCTCTCTCCGATCGGTCCATCAGGCATCAGATACGTACGTACTCCTACTAGCTGGCTTGGATGCGATTGCTCGTGGATCGTGGCTGGTTGATTGGTATTAGGTTGTAAATAATCAGTAAAGTGGATTTTGTATTGTGTGTGCTACTGGCTCTGGACCTGTTTCTTTTTGTTCTCTCCTGCTTCAGAAGTTTCAGGGTCTCTAAAAAATGAACAGCTGACCCGATGCACGTGCCGGCATCCATCTTCAGTGATCAGAACCATATGATTCCTCAACTTGGAAACGTGGTCTGTGTGTAAATAATGATGTTTGGAGACGTTGTCCGATCGTTGCTACGTTGTTGTCTGCTGGACTTCCTGACGCATATGCACCAACAGCTC encodes the following:
- the LOC123141853 gene encoding probable calcium-binding protein CML17; this translates as MAFMRYDYRALPQETTVEEFRAWLAQFDADGDGRISREELREALRSLDLWFAWWKAREALRDADANRNGLVDGDEMARLYAFARTNLHLKAADLDA